One genomic segment of Gammaproteobacteria bacterium includes these proteins:
- the secB gene encoding protein-export chaperone SecB, translating into MEKKKTSAKQQGHLEIKRVYLKDASFESLHAPDSLEAEWHPHIDINLQSSSQKLRETLYEVVLHITIAARQDEKRIFLVEIEQGGTFVISGFSDKKLESVLQAYCPNILFPFVRETIANLVSKGGFPQLLLGPVNFEAVYRQKQQALQVEPQEIGKPH; encoded by the coding sequence ATGGAAAAGAAAAAAACATCCGCAAAACAACAGGGGCACCTTGAGATCAAGCGCGTCTATCTGAAAGACGCCTCGTTCGAGTCGCTGCACGCGCCCGATTCGCTGGAGGCGGAATGGCACCCGCACATTGACATCAACCTGCAAAGTTCCAGCCAGAAACTGCGCGAGACGCTCTACGAGGTTGTGCTGCACATCACCATCGCCGCGCGCCAGGACGAGAAGCGCATTTTCCTGGTCGAGATCGAGCAGGGCGGCACCTTTGTCATCAGCGGCTTTTCCGACAAGAAACTGGAATCGGTGCTGCAAGCCTACTGCCCCAACATCCTGTTTCCGTTTGTGCGCGAAACCATCGCCAACCTCGTTTCAAAGGGCGGCTTTCCGCAACTGCTGCTGGGGCCGGTCAACTTCGAGGCGGTGTACCGCCAGAAACAACAGGCGCTGCAAGTCGAACCGCAGGAAATCGGCAAACCGCACTGA
- a CDS encoding peptidoglycan DD-metalloendopeptidase family protein has protein sequence MPFVMRFAVAFIVAFAGLFVAGSVTAADDNTARLLEIQREIRQGQEKLSSSQAQLDRLHNRIAASERQISDLSRQLRTSARRLREAQAGVEKLEKRAAALSSQARGVLSLLGAELRALHRDGDLGELRYQLSFDDWSGLERRNVYSDYFRGARKQRLGQIRGELSELASVHTALLDKRAALAKQENERRQRLDALTREKRERDQAGRALEAQIKQQRGGLAMLEQDAARLRGLLERLDKVPMPATAATQFPSLKGRLPWPVASRAAVRKHGRIYRGVFLDATPDTPVRSIHRGRVVFSDWIRGYGLMVIVDHGRGYMSLYGNNKALYKSVGDAVTAGEQLAVMNDPVAQRNNGLYFEIRHRGKPLDPREWCR, from the coding sequence ATGCCATTTGTTATGCGCTTTGCCGTGGCGTTCATCGTGGCGTTCGCCGGGTTGTTTGTTGCGGGGTCGGTTACTGCGGCGGACGACAACACCGCGCGTTTGCTTGAAATTCAGCGTGAGATTCGGCAGGGGCAGGAGAAGTTGTCGTCGTCGCAGGCGCAACTTGACCGTTTGCACAACCGCATTGCCGCGAGTGAACGCCAGATCAGCGACCTGAGCCGGCAGTTGCGAACCTCGGCGCGCCGGCTCCGCGAGGCGCAGGCCGGCGTGGAGAAACTGGAGAAACGCGCCGCCGCCCTGTCGTCGCAGGCGCGCGGCGTGCTGTCGCTGCTGGGCGCGGAGTTGCGCGCGCTGCACCGCGACGGCGACCTGGGTGAACTGCGCTACCAGTTGAGTTTCGACGACTGGAGCGGACTGGAACGGCGCAATGTGTATTCGGACTACTTCCGCGGCGCGCGCAAGCAGCGTCTTGGGCAGATACGCGGCGAGTTGTCGGAACTGGCGTCGGTGCACACCGCGCTGCTCGACAAAAGGGCGGCGCTGGCGAAGCAGGAGAACGAACGCCGGCAGCGCCTTGACGCGCTGACCCGCGAGAAGCGCGAACGCGACCAGGCCGGGCGCGCGCTGGAAGCGCAAATCAAACAGCAGCGCGGCGGCCTTGCGATGCTGGAACAAGACGCGGCGCGCCTGCGCGGCCTGCTGGAGCGTCTGGACAAAGTGCCGATGCCGGCAACGGCGGCAACGCAATTCCCGTCGCTGAAAGGCCGCCTGCCATGGCCGGTGGCGAGCCGCGCCGCCGTTCGCAAACACGGGCGCATTTACCGCGGCGTGTTCCTCGACGCCACGCCCGACACCCCGGTGCGCAGCATCCACCGGGGCCGGGTTGTCTTCAGCGACTGGATACGCGGCTACGGCCTGATGGTGATTGTGGATCACGGCAGGGGCTACATGTCGCTTTACGGCAACAACAAGGCGCTTTACAAGAGCGTCGGCGACGCCGTGACCGCCGGCGAACAACTGGC
- the grxC gene encoding glutaredoxin 3, with translation MSSRVQIFSTRNCPFCKAAKRLLDVKQVAYNEVMVDTDAEQREEMVRRTKRTSVPQIFIGDFHVGGYQEMAELDADGKLDELLKGAGGP, from the coding sequence ATGAGCAGCCGCGTACAGATTTTCTCCACCCGAAACTGCCCTTTCTGCAAGGCGGCAAAGCGGCTGCTCGATGTCAAGCAGGTTGCATACAACGAGGTGATGGTGGACACCGACGCCGAGCAGCGCGAGGAAATGGTGCGGCGCACCAAACGCACATCGGTGCCGCAGATTTTCATCGGTGATTTTCATGTCGGCGGCTACCAGGAAATGGCCGAACTCGACGCCGATGGTAAACTGGACGAACTGCTGAAAGGCGCGGGCGGCCCGTAG
- a CDS encoding NAD(P)-dependent glycerol-3-phosphate dehydrogenase, translating into MTQVTVIGAGAWGTALALHLARRGHAVGLWGRDGELMERIAATRRNDTYLPGVELPPAMMTHRDFDEAVAAGEQLLLAVPTAALRAVCERLKDAVGKKHSGLVCAIKGIEVQSGCLVHEVVEQAFGGGLPLCVLAGPSFAEEVAAGKPTAVTVASRGGQAARDGAAPFHGGHLRAYTTDDVVGVEIGGALKNVIAIAVGMSDGLGFGENAKAALITRGLGEILRLALALGARAETVTGLAGLGDIVLSCGSDLSRNRRFGLLLAQGLGRDEALGKTGGVVEGLPTTGIALQLARRHGVEMPICEQVERVLQGETTMQNAVDELLRRPAKTETGNAA; encoded by the coding sequence ATGACGCAAGTAACCGTGATTGGCGCGGGCGCCTGGGGCACGGCGCTTGCGCTGCACCTGGCCAGGCGCGGCCACGCGGTCGGCCTGTGGGGGCGCGACGGCGAACTGATGGAACGCATCGCCGCCACCCGCCGCAACGACACCTACCTGCCCGGCGTTGAACTGCCGCCGGCGATGATGACTCACCGCGACTTTGACGAAGCCGTCGCCGCCGGCGAACAACTGCTGCTGGCGGTGCCGACGGCGGCGCTGCGCGCCGTCTGCGAGCGGCTGAAAGACGCCGTCGGCAAAAAGCATTCGGGGCTGGTGTGCGCCATCAAGGGCATTGAAGTGCAAAGCGGCTGCCTTGTGCACGAGGTGGTCGAGCAGGCCTTCGGCGGCGGCCTGCCGCTGTGCGTGCTGGCGGGGCCGTCGTTTGCCGAAGAGGTCGCCGCCGGCAAACCGACCGCCGTCACCGTCGCCTCGCGCGGCGGGCAGGCGGCGCGCGACGGCGCCGCGCCGTTTCACGGCGGCCACCTTCGCGCCTACACAACCGACGATGTGGTCGGCGTTGAAATCGGCGGCGCGCTGAAAAATGTCATCGCCATCGCCGTCGGCATGTCGGATGGCCTGGGCTTCGGCGAAAACGCGAAGGCCGCGCTGATTACACGCGGCCTCGGCGAAATCCTGCGCCTTGCGCTGGCGTTGGGCGCGCGCGCCGAAACCGTCACCGGCCTGGCCGGTCTGGGCGACATCGTGCTGTCCTGCGGCAGCGACCTGTCCCGCAACCGCCGCTTCGGCCTGCTGCTGGCGCAGGGGCTGGGCCGCGACGAGGCGCTCGGCAAAACCGGCGGCGTCGTCGAAGGCCTGCCGACAACCGGCATCGCACTGCAACTGGCGCGCCGCCATGGCGTTGAAATGCCGATTTGCGAACAGGTCGAGCGCGTCTTGCAGGGCGAGACGACAATGCAGAACGCGGTGGATGAGTTGCTGAGAAGACCGGCGAAAACCGAAACGGGGAACGCCGCTTAA
- a CDS encoding rhodanese-like domain-containing protein, whose protein sequence is MQDDYTMFIADNIFLFGILTALAVMIVSTEMKRLLKKYRDITPAEAVQLINREGAVMLDVRESSELETGRVRNAKFLSASVLPKRMDELDDIRDKPIITFCAHGLKARNICQLLSKRGFPNIYFLKGGIAAWEQANLPLTKK, encoded by the coding sequence ATGCAGGACGACTACACCATGTTCATCGCCGACAACATTTTCCTGTTCGGCATTCTGACGGCGCTTGCCGTGATGATTGTCTCGACGGAGATGAAGCGGCTGCTGAAGAAATACCGCGACATCACGCCGGCGGAAGCGGTGCAACTGATTAACCGCGAAGGCGCGGTGATGCTGGATGTGCGCGAGTCGTCGGAACTGGAAACCGGGCGCGTGCGCAACGCCAAATTCCTGTCCGCCAGCGTGCTGCCGAAACGCATGGACGAACTCGACGACATCCGCGACAAGCCCATCATCACCTTCTGCGCGCACGGGCTGAAGGCGCGCAACATCTGCCAGTTGCTGAGCAAGCGCGGCTTCCCCAACATCTACTTCCTGAAAGGCGGCATCGCCGCGTGGGAGCAGGCCAACCTGCCGCTGACGAAGAAATGA